The Candidatus Methylomirabilota bacterium genomic interval GTCGCTCATATCCCAGAAAGGCCGTTTGCCGCGTCCTGGCAAGGTCGCGGACGGCATCCGCCACCCCCTGGGCCTCTCCAAACGCCTTCAGGTGCGCCCGCGACGTGTCCCGCTGACGCCTCAACTCGGTCTCGAATCCGTTCCAGTCGCACACCGCCGACTGTTCAGCGGCGATCTCCTCGATCAGGTCGCGCGGCACGCCGTAGGTATCATAGAGCTCAAACAGCTTCGACCCCGGCAGGACGGCCCGCTCCGCTGTCGGCGCCTTGACGTTCCGGATCAGGTCATGCAGCCGAGGGAGCGCCTCACGCAGTACGATACCGAACCGATCCTCCTCAATCCAGGCCAGGCGCGCGACATGGGCTCGACTCGCCGGCAGCTCCGGATAGGCCTCCGTCATCAGGTCGATGACCCTATCGGTGGCAGTGGCCAGGAACGGCTCATTCAGGCCCAGGAGACGACCATGGCGAAGCGCCCGGCGAAGGATCCGACGCAGGACGTAACCCCGCCCCTCATTGCTGGGCAGGACACCGTCGGCTAGCGCAAAGGTCACCGCCCTCGCGTGATCGGCGATAACCCGCATGGAGACATCGTCCTGCTCGTCCGCGCCGTATCCTTTCTGCGACAGCCCCTCGACCGCGGCGATCAACGGCCGGATCAGGTCGCTCTCAAAATTACTCTTCACCCCCTGGCAGACCGCAGCCATTCGCTCCAATCCGGCTCCCGTATCGATGCTCGGCCTGGGCAGCGGCGTCAGGGTTCCGGACCCGTCACGGTTGTACTGCATGAAGACCAGATTCCACAGCTCCAGGTAGCGATCGCATCCGCACTCGATGCTGCAGGTCGGCCGCCCGCACCCGATCGACGGACCCTGATCGAAGATCAGCTCGGAGCACGGCCCGCATGGGCCCGTCTCGCCCATAGACCAAAAATTGTCTTTGTCTCCCAGCCGAACGATACGATCGGGCGGCAGATCGGTCAGCCGTCGCCACAACTCGCCCGCCGCATCGTCGTCCTTATAAATAGTGACCCAGAGCCGCTCTTCAGGGAGTTTCAACTCGCGCGTCAGAAACGCCCAGCCGTATTCGATGGCGCCCTCTTTGAAGTAATCACCAAAGGAGAAGTTGCCGAGCATCTCAAAGAACGTATGGTGCCGGGCGGTCCGCCCGACGTTCTCCAGATCGTTATGCTTGCCGCTCACGCGCAGGCACTTCTGAACAGAGACGGCACGTCGATAGGGGCGCTGATCGGTCCCCAGGAAGACCCCCTTAAACGGCACCATCCCGGCATTGGTGAACAACAGCGTCGGATCGTCGGCAGGAACCAGCGAGGCGCTCGCCACCACTGCATGGTCGTGTTGTTCAAAAAATCGTAAGAATCGCTCGCGGATCTCTCCGCCCGTCAGCCCCGTCATCGGCGTTCCATTAACCTTGCGGCTTCTCGTACAGGAGCCGTCTGATAATGTCAGGTGAAAATCCTCTCCGATACAGAAATCGTGCGATCTGATCGACTCGGGCTGAAGCCGATCCGCGTCCGAGCGCCGCGCGCTTGCCGGCCATCGCGCGGCGGGCAACCGGCTCTTCGCCCCCCTCGTAGATCTCCTCCAGCACCTCGCGCATAACCGGCGCCTCAACCCCCTTGGCTTCGAGCTCCTTGCGTAATCGGTGCGGTCCCATCGGTTTGGTCCGAACTCGGCCTCTGGCCCAGGCGGTTGCAAATCGTCGATCGTTCAGATAGCCTTCCGCTTTCAGTCGTTCGACCGCCGCCCTGGATTCCGCCTGAGCAAATCCCTTCATCGTCAGTTGACGGGCCAGTTCGGCGATCGTTCGATCCCGGGCAGCGAGGAGCCGAATGCCTGCCCTGTACGCCGCGCCGGGCGACCTTGGCGCTAGTGCGGCCTTCGATCCCGCAGGCTCCCCGTTCGCTCCGGGGTCCAGGGCTGATCGACCGCGCTCTCGATCCCTCGTACCTTGAGCGCGAAGTCGTTGGGGTTGCTGCTCCACTTCAGCGCCTCCTCATAACTTACCAGGCCCCGCTGGTAGAGGCTCATAATCGACTGGTCAAAGGTCTGCATCCCATATTCGGATGTCCCGGCGGCGATCACCTCCGCGATCTTTCTGGTCTTATCGGAGTCGACGATGTACTCCCGAATGGTGGCCGTTGCGATCATCACCTCGACGGCCGGTACCCGTCCGCTCCCGTCAGCCCGCGGGATCAACCGCATCGAGACAACCCCCCTCAACACGGACGCAAGCTGTAGTCGGACCTGCTTTTGCTGATAGGGCGGAAAGATGGCGATGATGCGGTTGATCGTCTCGGCGGCATCGATGGTGTGCAGGGTACTCAACACCAGGTGGCCGGTCTCGGCGGCCACAATCGCCGTACTGATCGTATCGAAGTCGCGCATCTCTCCCACCAAAATCACGTCCGGATCCTGACGAAGCGCGCTACGCAGCGCGCCGGCGAAGGACTCGGTGTCGATCCCAACCTCCCGCTGGCTGATCAGACACCGATGATCCGAATGGAGAAACTCGATCGGGTCCTCGATGGTGACGATATGACCGGTTCGATTCACGTTGATATGGTCGATCATGGCCGCCAAGGTTGTCGATTTCCCGCTTCCCGCTGTGCCGGTCACCAACACCATCCCCCTGGCTTCCATGGCTAGTTTTCCGATGATCGGCGGAAGATTCAGTTCCTCAATCGTTTCAACCTTGAGCGGGATGACTCGAAAGATGGCCCCCGCCATCCCCCGCTGCTGAAACAGGTTGGTCCGAAACCGGCCCAGCCCAGCGATACCGTAGCCGACATCCAACTCCCGATGTTGCACGAACTGGCGTCGCTGCAGCTCCGTCGTCACGAGGCCGACCGTCGCATCGAGATCGGCTTCACTCAGGCACGGTTCATCCTGCATGGGGATGAGTTGGTGATCGATTCGCAGGACAGGCGGGGCGCCGACCTTCAGGTGAAGGTCTGAGGCGCGTTGCTCGACGGCCAACCTCAGGAGTCGATCAAGATCGACAGGCATCCCTGCGATGACCTCTCCAGATATCCCGTAATTCCATCCGGACGGGGGAATCTAACGTGTCTGCGCCGTAACTGCAGCCTCGACGGCGCCGGTTAACCCCAGGGCCGCGCGCACCTTACCTTCGATTTCACCGCACAGCTCGCCATTTTCCTGCAAAAAGCGTTTCGCGTTCTCCCGCCCCTGGCCGATCCGTTCTCCGGCATAGGAGAACCAGGAGCCGCTCTTTTCGATGATCTTGTATTCAACACCGAGATCCAGGATCCCCCCGGTCCGGGAGATCCCTTCACCGTAAATGAGGTCGAACTCGGCTTCCTTGAACGGCGGGGCCACCTTGTTCTTCACCACCTTCACCTTTACGCGTGACCCCACGATATTTTCCCCGTCTTTGATGCTTGAGATTCGCCGGATGTCGAGCCGGATCGACGAGTAAAACTTCAGCGCCCGACCGCCGGTCGTAGTCTCGGGATTGCCGAACATGACTCCGATCTTCTCTCGAAGTTGATTGATGAAGATCACGCAGGTCTTCGATTTGCTGATGGCCGCCGTCAGCTTCCGAAGCGCCTGCGACATCAGCCTGGCCTGAAGGCCCATGGTCGGCTCACCCATCTCGCCGTCGATCTCGGCTCGAGGCACGAGGGCAGCGACAGAATCGATCACGACAGCATCGACGGCCCCGCTCCGAACCAGAACCTCTGTGATCTCCAGCGCCTGCTCCCCCGTATCCGGCTGCGAGATCAGGACGTCGTCAATCTTGACCCCCAAGGACCGCGCGTAGCCGGCATCGAGCGCGTGCTCGGCGTCGACAAATGCGGCAGAGCCCCCGGCACGTTGCGCCTCGGCGATGATATGCAGGGCTAACGTGGTCTTTCCGGACGACTCGGGTCCGAAAATCTCGATGATGCGGCCACGCGGTACCCCCCCTACTCCCAACGCAGCATCCAACTCCAGCGAACCGGTAGAAATGGCCGCAACGGGCAAGAGGGCGCCGGAACTGCCCATCCTCATGATGGAGCCTTTACCGTATAGTTTTTCAATCTGGGCGATCGCCAGATCCAGCGCGCGTTCGCGTTCTTTACCGTCCCCCCTGTCTATCAGCTTCTCCGCCACGGCTCCCCTCCAGGTCTGTAAGTCCGCCATACGTGCGCACCTATCCGCGTGACAACCGTAGGCGATTTCCGGCAAGTTGTCAAGAGTGCTGGAGCTGTCATATTCACACTGCACTCCCCGTCTCATAGTGACTAGTACTTACTTGCGAAAGTTAGCGCACATAAGCCGTCATACCCGCGAAAGCGGGTATCCGGAACTCCCGGTATTTCCTGGATTCCGGCTCGCGCCCGCGATGCGGACTTGGCCGGAATGACGTCTACAACAAATATGCAACGAATTTGAGAAACAGGACACCAGCCTATCCATCGAACGCCGCACCCCCGGGCAGGGATGTTTCAGAGTGAAACCGACTGAAACATCCTGTTTCATGGAACAGCGATCTCCCCGATCTGATCCGCTCCATCCTCTCGGCTGAGCCTGCCCGTGAACTACATTGGAAATGCAGAGTTAGGGAAATCTGCTGTGCGATTTCGATGTTGGCATGCGGCTTGTTAATTCAGGAAGGAACGATATCGCAAACGGCCGGCAACGAACAATAAGGCACAAGGCAACTCAAGCCGGGGAGGTGTAATCAGCATGAATAGCAGGGGGTGGGTCTACAACAAGAGCTTCGTTGAATGCCTCGGTCTGACGCGTCGGGAGGTGGAGGTGCTCATCTGGGTCAGCGACGGGAAGACCAATGCCGAAATCGGACAGATCCTCAGCAGGAGCCCACGGACCGTACAGAAGCACCTGGAGCATATCTTCGAGAAGTTGGGGGTTGAAACACGCACAGCAGCAGCCGCACGCGTACTCGCCCTCACCGTTTCTCACGCAACAGCCTCAGGTGTCTCGTTGTCTCAGGCTGCAGCGTGAAGATAGGCCGGGCTTCTTCGCTACACCACAAGCGGTTCTTTTATGGACGACATTATAATCTTGACATTATAGTTCACTTCGGATAGTCAATCTCGGAGTCGGTTAACTTTGCGAAGTCAGCTCGCAGTTATAATGGTACGCTATGGATCTCTGTCGGTCGTCAACCCCGCGCCGCTCCATACTACCCATCCTCTTCTGCTCAACCGTCTTGCTTCTGTTGAGCATCTGTTCCGCTATGGCCGAGGAAGCGGGACGGATTGTGAGCGTCGGGGGTAGCGTTGAGGTCTTTCGGGCGCAGCACTGGCAGCCCATAGGGCTCCGTCACATCCTCGTCCCTGGGGATGTGGTGCGGACGGGTCCGAAGAGTCGAGCGGCCATCCTGCTCTCCGACGAGTCCCTGATCAAGGTCAACGCCAACAGCACCCTGGAGATCACGGCGGTGATGCCGCCTCCAGGCAAACCTGCCCGTGCTGCCGTCGGCCCTGTCCAGACGATCCTCAATCTGTTAAAAGGGGAGGTCTGGAGTTCAAGCCACGGCAGGCCCTTTCAGATTCGGACGCCGGCCGCGACGGCCACCATTCGGGGAACAGAGTTCGATCTCGCCATCGGTCTCGCCAACGAATCGCATCTTGCCGTGCTGGATGGGGCCGTCGAATTCCGAAATCCTCAAGGGGCTGTCGTCGTAAGGGCGGGCGAGGAGGCCACGGCCAGGGTGGGCGAACGCCCAAGTAAGACCCTTCTCCTCAAGCCGATCGATGCGGTCCAATGGTCGCTGTACTACCCAGGGATCGTCAGCGTCCGAGACTACCCGCTGACCGGCGTCGCGCCGCATCGTCTCCCCGAAAGGCTGGCCGATGCGGAGCAACGCGTAGCCTCAGGACCAGCGGATCCGGGGGCGAGACTCACGCTGGCCGAAATCCTCTTCGATCTGGGAAGACAGAAAGACGCACGCACGGAATTTGAGAAAACCCTGGCCCTCGATCCAGGGAGCCCACGGGCCCTCGCCGGTCTCGGATGGGCCTACCTGGTGGAAGGAAGGATTGAGGAGGCGTTGAGGGCGTTCCGGCAGGCGACACCCCCTACCCTTTCGGCCCTCGTAGGAGAGGCCAACGCGCTGTATCGACTGAATCGCTTCGATGAGATGGATGAGGTCATCGCTGAAGCCAAGAGCCGCTTCCCATCCTCCCCGCAGCCCCCGACGCAGGCCGCGCTGCTCTACCTCATTCAGGGCCGGGTGGCCGAGGCGCGCCAAGAGTTGGAGCATGCCTTGACCCTCGATCCCGGCTATGCGCCGGCGCATGGCCTTCGTTCCAACATCGCGCTGGTTCGGAATGAGAAGGGGATCGCGCAGCAGGCCGCGATGCAGGCGGTTGCCGCCAATCCGTCCTCTGCCTCATCCTACCTCGATCTGAGCCTGGCGAAGCAGGCCGAGTTCCGCCTGGACGAGGCGCTTCAGGCAGCCAGGAAGGCGCTGGAGATGGAGTCGGACAATCCCATGGCCATGATCCAGGTCAGTCGCCTTCTCTTCGGCCTCGGGAACCTCTCCGAGGCGTCGCGCATGGCCGAGGAGGCCCGCCGGCGAGCTCCCTCAGATCCCCTGGTCACCAGCACATGGGGTTTCCTCTTGCTGGCTCAGGGAAAGACTAAGGAAGCCATCACGGCCTTTGACCAGGCGATCGAGCAAGATTCCACCCGTGGGGAGCCTCACTTGGGTCGTGGTCTGGCGCTGTTCAGGTCGGGGCAGACCGAGGAGGCGGTTCAGGAGATGCGGATGGCCACCCTCCTGGAGCCCAAGGTCTCGCTCTATTGGAGCTATTTGGGGAAGGCGCTCTACGAGGTGAAACGCTATCCCGAGGATGGCGATCCTTTTTCCGTCGCCAAGCAGTTGGACCCGAACGATCCGACCCCGTGGCTCTATGACGCCATCCGCAAGCAGAGCATCAATCGCCCGGTGGAGGCGGTGCAAGATCTGCAGCGATCGATCGAGCTCAACGACAATCGGGCGGTCTACCGGTCGCGCCTGCTGCTGGACCAGGATCTGGCCGCGCGCGGCGCGACCCTTGCGCGGATCTACAATGAACTGGGATACCAGCAGCTTGCGTTGGTTGAGGGGTGGAAAGCGGCTATTGAGGATCCCACCAACTACTCGGCCCATAGGTTCCTGTCCGACTCGTATGCCGCCTTGCCTCGCCACGAGATCGCCAGGGTGAGTGAGCTGCTCCAGTCTCAGCTCCTGCAGCCGATCAGCATCACCCCGGTGCAGCCGCAACTGGCAGAGAGCGAGCTGTTCATCTTCGGCAGTGCCGGTCCGGCGGAACCATCCATGAACGAGTTCAACCCCCTCTTCGTCCGTGATCGCGTGGCGCTCCTGGCCTCGGGAACCGCCGGGGAACAACACACGCTCGGCGATGAGTTGGTCCAGTCGGGCATCTGGGGACCTGTTTCCTATAGCCTTGGCCAGTTCCATCACGAGGACAACGGATTCCAGAAAAACAATGACCTGAACCAGGATGTGTACAACGCCTTCGTCCAGGCGAGTCTCACACCCAACACTAGCGCACAGATCGAATATCGGTTCACCGATACCCACAAAGGGGATCGAGACTTGCGCTTCCTCGGCGACTTCCTACCGGATGAGCGACAGGAGCGAGAAACCCATTCGGCGCGACTGGGTCTTCATCACGCATTCTCCCCCCAGTCCGATGTGATCGCCTCGTTTATCTACAAGCACGTAGACGATGATCTGCGGCTTCAGGGGGTCCATGGTGCGTTGGAGGAGAATGGGTATTTGGGTGAACTCCAGCACCTGTTTCGGTCTCAGACGTTGCACGTGATCAGCGGCCTCGGACATCTGACCGCCGACCGTAGGAATGTACTAACCATCGATGTTCAACAACTGGGAATGCGGTTTGTTACAGTCGACCCAAAGAATGTGCATCACACCAACCTGTACGTCTACTCCAACATCAACTATTTTGAGTGGGCCACGCTGACGGTTGGCGTAAGCGCCGATTTCTTTAAAGGTGTGATCGTGGACCGCGACCAGGTCAACCCGAAGCTAGGGGTGACGTTGAATCCCCTCCGCGACACGACGCTGCGCGCGGCGGTCTTCCGAACCCTGAAAAGACGCCTGCTCTCGGACCAGACCATCGAGCCGACGCAGGTAGCCGGGTTCAATCAGTTCTTTGATGACGCTGAAGGCACAGAGGCATGGCGTTACGGGGTCGGCCTCGATCAGCGATTCTCACCCACGCTCTACGCCGGTGCTGAGGTGTCAAAACGCAACCTGGAGATCCCATTTTTCGACGCCACCAGTGGTGTTCCCCGAGCACGAGAGGTTACTTGGAAAGAGTATCTGGCCCGCGGATATCTGTACTGGACACCCCACGCCTGGGTTGCCGTCAGCGGCGAGTATCAGTTTGAGCGGTTCGCTCGAAATAGAGAGTTCGGGGCGGGGATCAGGGAGGTCAACACGCACCGTCTCCCGTTCGGGATCAGTCTCTTCCACCCATCCGGATTCAGCGCCAGATTGAAGGCGACCTATGTCAATCAGGAGGGAGATTTTCACCCCCAAGCATCGCCACCGGATCTGTTTATACGCGGAGCCGATCGGTTCTGGATTGTCGACGCAGCCGTGCGGTATCGCCTGCCTAACCGGCTCGGATTCATCACTGTCGAGGCCCGTAACCTGTTCGACGAGCGATTCAGGTTTCAGGATACCGATCCAGCAAATCCACAGATACAGCCGTCGCGATCGGTCTTTGTCAGGCTTACACTGGCGTTCTAGCACCGGCGAGGTGGCTCATGAGATCATTGGCCACCTTCAGACCAGGCCAAGCCGGAATCCGATACGAGCAAGGAGGTGAGCAAAGCAGTACCCCGGACATCGATCTGAGCGCAGAGCGAAACGGAACCGTCAATCTCTTCTCGGGAGGTACGTAACATGAAAACGCACGGGCAGCACGGGCAGGTGGTCATTACCATAGACGCTGAAACTGGTAAGTTGGTCAGCGTGACAGATGGAAAGGGGAAGGTTGCTCAGCGGGTTGAAGCGACTGCGGCCAATCCTTCAGTCCTCGGAACGATCCTCAGTGCGAGTACAGGTACGGTGTTCCATACTCAGATCAACCCTTGCTCTAAATGGGTTTATTGGGACGGGAATTGGTATCAGGTCCCCTGCTAGCAGCGCGTAAATCCATCCTGGTGGCGATACGCCGGCTCGCTCCCATTCGTCGGGACGAGGCCGGGGTCTCCGACGAGAGAGTAATAAAAGGTACCAGATCGCTCACACACTAAGATGATTGCCCAAAGATGATTGCCCAAAGAAGATACCGCCTTACGCCGATCGATGATGGCGCCCATATCGGGGATGTGGGCGCCATCGCTGACCCGGGTAGACCACGACACTAAGGACAATACACCAGATGACCAACAGTGACAGAGTTCGGCCTGCGCTACAAGCCGCTCTCATCACCATTTTCGCTTTCGCCGCCATGCTCATTCTCGCTCATCTTCCCCCCTTCTCCCTCCTTGAACTGAAGGGATTGGATTTCCTGTTCCGTCTGCGGGGACCCCTTGCCCCGCCCAGCGAGATCGTCGTCGTCGCCATCGATGAGCCGTCGTTTGCCGAGATCTCGAAGCAGTGGCCCTGGCCCAGGAGCCTGCACGCCCGTCTGATCGATCAACTGAAAAAGGCGGGGGCCAGGGTCATCGGCTTCGATATCCTCTTTGCAGAGCCTTCCCAACCGGAGGAGGATCAGGCGTTGGCGAGAGCCATCCGAGAGGTCGGCAACGTCGTCCTCGCCGGCGAGCGGGCCGTCGTCGCCGATCGACTCTTTCGTCACACCATCCTGGTCGATCCGATCGAACCGTTCCAGACGGCTGCGTCGGTGGGGATCGCCACCCTCCCGATTGAGCCGGACGGGACCGTGCGACGGCCCCTTCCCGTCTCACCCGACCTCCCCTCGTTCGCCTCCCGGATCGTTGGACTCTACCTGGGGCAGGAGCACGGGATCGGGGTCGATCCATCTGAGGCGAACCTGATTAACCATCTGGGCCCTCCAAGGACCGTGAAGACGGTGTCCTATTACCAGGCCCTCGAGGCCGACCGGATGCTGCCGCCCCTGACCTTCACCGACAAGATCGTCCTGATCGGCCGGGCTCTCCAGGCGGCGCCCGAGCCGCAACGCACCGCCCCAGATCTCTTCTTCACCCCGTTCTCCCCCGACGCAGGGAGCCTCACCGCCGGTGTCGAGATCCATGCCACGATCGTCGCCAACCTTCTGGCAGGCCGGATGGTGCGCGAACCCTCCTCAGGGGTGCGCTATGCCCTCCTCTTCTTCCTGGCCCTGATCGGCAGTCTCGCCACCCTGCACCTGCGGCCCCTCCGAGCCCTCGGGGCGACCCTCGGCCTTTCGGCGCTCTTGCTCATGATCGCGTATGGGCTCTTCACAGGGAAGAATCTGTGGCTGCCCATCGTCGCCGGCACGGTTGAGCTCGGTCTGGTCTATGGCGGGTATCTGATCGCTCAGCTCTTCTCCGCCCAGCGGGAACACCGTCTCGCGCTGGAAGCGATGAACCGGGACCTGGAACACAAGGTCACGGAGCGCACGGCCCAAATGGTCGCGGCGAATGAAGCGCTGGCATGGGAGCATCGCGAGTTGCAGGAGACCCTGCAGAAGCTCGCCCAGACTCAGAGCGAGCTGATCCAGTCGGAAAAGATGGCCTCCTTAGGGTTTCTGGTAGCCGGGCTCGCGCATGAGCTGAACAATCCTATCAGCTTCGTCCACAGCAACATGGATTTCATCGGGGACTATGTCCTGAGGCTGAAGGGGTTGATCGAGGCGAGCGATGCGCTCGAGCTGCCTGGTGACCCTGCCACTCAACGGCTCGCAGAGCTGAAAGAGGAGGCAAGGTTGGACGTGGCAACCTTGAACGAGCTGATCGCCAGTTGTAAGCGGGGGACGGAACGGGTCAAGCGGATTGTCATGGACCTCGGCACCTTTGCCAGGACGGACGATGTCGCCCCCGTGGCGGTCGATCTGCACGAGGGGATCGAGACCACCTTGAGCCTGCTGACCAAGGAGTATAAAAATCGGATCACCGTCCATCGGGAGTATGGGAATCTGCCTCAGGTGGAATGCCATCCCGGCCGCATCAATCAGGTCTTCATGAACCTGCTGCTCAACGCGGCCCAGGCGATCCCCGAGAAGGGCGACATCTGGATCAGCACCGCATCCCAGGGTGAGAAGGTCAGCATCGTCATCAAGGACACCGGCTGCGGCATTCCCGAAGCGCATCTCGCGAAGATCTTTGATCCCTTCTTTACCACCAAGAAGGTGGGGCAAGGGATGGGTCTGGGCCTCAGCCTCAGCTACGGGATTATCCAGCAGCATGGCGGCGCCATGCGGGTATCGAGTCACAATGGCCAGGGAACGGAGTTCACTGTTGAGCTCCCGGTAAAGTGGAGTGGAGTGTAAGATGAAGCGGTACGGGATTCTGCTCGTGGATGACGAACGGGACATCTTACGGACCCTCGCCCTGACGTTCGAAGAGGACTACGACGTCTTTCAAGCCGCCAGCGGCGCTGAAGGGCTGGCAATCCTGGAGCGGCACGAGATCGCCTGCATCATTGCAGATCAACGGATGCCGGAGATGACGGGGGTCGAATTCCTCGAGCGTTCTATGGCCACGCATCCGCAGGCGATCAGGATGGTCCTCACCGGCTATACCGACACCGCCTCGCTCATCCGGGCCATCAACGACGGCCGAATCTATCGCTATATCACGAAGCCTTGGGATCGGGATAAATTGAAGATCACGGTCAAGCGCGCCGTCGAAAGCTATGAGCTCACCATGGAGAACCAGCGACTCCTCAAGGAGCTTCAGGCCGCCAACGACCGGCTCCAGACGGAGAATCTGTATCTGAAGCGAGAGGTCGAACGCGATCCCCGTTCCGACACCATCATCGGCAACAGCCCGGCCATGCGGCGGGTCTTCGATCTTATCGAAAAGGTCATCGACAGCTCCGCCACGATCCTGCTCACCGGAGAAACAGGAACCGGAAAGGGGGTGATCGCCCATCATCTTCACCAGCATGGCCCCAGACGAAAGGGGCTGTTTATCGAGCAGAACTGCGGGGCGCTCCCGGAGACCCTGCTGGAAAGCGAGCTGTTTGGTCATCGGCGCGGGGCCTTCACGGGCGCCGTGCAGGACAAGAAAGGGCTCTTCGAGGTGGCGGATGGCGGGACCCTCTTCCTCGACGAGGTCAGCGAGATGAGCCCCACCATGCAGGTCAAGCTCCTGCAGGTCCTGCAGGACGGCCGGATGCGGCGGATCGGGGAGACCGACTGCAGGCAGGTTGATGTCCGCATCATCGCGGCGACCAATAAAGACCTGGAGGCGGAGGTCAAGCAAGGCGCCTTCCGGAGGGACCTGTACTACCGGATGAGTGTGTTTCCCATCAGGACCCCGCCCTTGCGGGAGCGACAGGAGGATATCCCGTTGCTGGTTCGTTATTTTTTGGAAAAACAGTGCAGGAAGCTGAAAAAGCCGGTGATCGGGCTGAGCCAGGAGGCCATAGATCGCCTGTGCGACTACGACTTTCCGGGCAACGTCAGGGAGCTGCAAAACCTGATCGAGCGGGCGGTCCTCCTCAGCAACGGCTCTCGGCTTGATCTGGACGAATGGCTGCCGAGGTCCTGTGATCCCTCCCGAACGGCGGGGAGCCCCACCCTGACGCAGATTGAAAAAGATCATATTCTGGAGCAACTCCACTCGCGAAGCGGCAACCTTGCGCTGGTGGCCAAAGACCTCGGGATCAGTCGCACCACGCTGTGGCGCCGGATGAAGGCCTATCAGATCCCGTGGGGCGCGCGGCGAGTAGAATCTGACGAATAAGCCCCCCCAGCAATCCTGTCTTCTCCCATCACGATCGTTCGGGCATACACATTTGACCAGTGTGGTAGACCATATTAGCCTATTTAGATGCATCATCATTTCGTTTGCAATAGCATACGATACCTGCTATACATGATGCAGTCATAGCACATTCTCGCAGGAGGACTATCGATGCGGACGACGATCAATTTACCACACGATTTACTCCAGGAGGCGATGAGGCTCTCAGCCGAGAAAACCAAGACCGCGGTCATCATCACCGCACTTCGAGCCTATGTTCGGGATCGGCGGGTGGACCATCTCATCGCGAAGCGTGGGCGGCTCGAATTCCTCGACACCTGGGACAAGGGTCGCCATGAGCGATAAGGTCCTCGTAGACACATCGGCCTGGATCGAATTCTTCCGCGGTACACCCTCTACGTGCGGTGACAAGGTAGGCGAACTGCTTCGGCGAGATCGCACCTGTGTGACGGGTCTGATTATTGTAGAGCTGTCGCGCGGAGCGAAGGGGACCAGGGAGTTGAGGACACTGGATGAGTTGTTGCGAACCGTGACCTCGTTGGAGGTGAGCGACGACGTCTATCGCAAGGCAGGCGAGTTGTCATACCGGATGGCCCGGCGTGGGCTCACGCTCGGTACCGTTGACGCCGTCATCGCCGCCACGGCCATCCGTCATGATTGCCCGCTCCTGACATTGGACGATCACTTCCAGCAGATCCGCCGGTTTGCGCCGCTCCATCTCGCATAGCCCATTTTTGCTCGGCCCGCCTCGCGTCGTCTATACATAACGGCGTAAGTCACAACAATGGACGTCATTGCCCAGAAAGTCCCCCCTCACCCCCGCCCTCTCCTCCAAAGGAGGCGAGGGGAACCAAAAAAGACCTCCTCTCCCCCAATGGGGGAGAGGACGAAGGTGAGGGGGTGTAGGGCACCGACTTTCATAACCATGGGCGCGCCAGTG includes:
- a CDS encoding PIN domain nuclease, producing the protein MFGIGGWTISSRSVGGSNSSTPGTRVAMSDKVLVDTSAWIEFFRGTPSTCGDKVGELLRRDRTCVTGLIIVELSRGAKGTRELRTLDELLRTVTSLEVSDDVYRKAGELSYRMARRGLTLGTVDAVIAATAIRHDCPLLTLDDHFQQIRRFAPLHLA
- a CDS encoding DNA-binding response regulator, which translates into the protein MKRYGILLVDDERDILRTLALTFEEDYDVFQAASGAEGLAILERHEIACIIADQRMPEMTGVEFLERSMATHPQAIRMVLTGYTDTASLIRAINDGRIYRYITKPWDRDKLKITVKRAVESYELTMENQRLLKELQAANDRLQTENLYLKREVERDPRSDTIIGNSPAMRRVFDLIEKVIDSSATILLTGETGTGKGVIAHHLHQHGPRRKGLFIEQNCGALPETLLESELFGHRRGAFTGAVQDKKGLFEVADGGTLFLDEVSEMSPTMQVKLLQVLQDGRMRRIGETDCRQVDVRIIAATNKDLEAEVKQGAFRRDLYYRMSVFPIRTPPLRERQEDIPLLVRYFLEKQCRKLKKPVIGLSQEAIDRLCDYDFPGNVRELQNLIERAVLLSNGSRLDLDEWLPRSCDPSRTAGSPTLTQIEKDHILEQLHSRSGNLALVAKDLGISRTTLWRRMKAYQIPWGARRVESDE